The genomic interval GAGGCATATACTAAGAGGCAAAACTAAGAGAAATTAACAACAAAATGgatgaaatttaagtttgttcTTATCATATTTCAGATTGGTAACCATGTtcaagaaggaaaaaaaaggtTGACGAGAAAAGTTTGGGGGAGAAAACAACTGAATATATAAGGCAAAATCCTATTAATCTAAATTTGATGCTACTTATGATCCTCAAACTACATCCAAGTCAGACAACAGTTTCCTTCCAGTGTCAtccattttctttttcattaATTTCATTTGCTGAAATTTTTAATGCTTTAAAATTATAGCCCAGTGATTAAACCTAAAGTCACTTTTGTGTATGTGTAAATTTTCACTATCTACAGCTACTGCTCTTAGAGTTTGCTAGTAAATTTTTGCATAGTTTATCAACTCCAACTTGCACTATAAGGTAAGCATTACTTATAATTACTTTTCTAGTTTTCCATCATCATCATGGGCCACTAGGTGTTGTGTGTCATGTTAACCATGTCATTCCGGTTAATAAGAAACTATATAACATAACAATAATTATTTATAACATGTAAGATAAATTAAATTCTCtaaacaattaaaattaagtaaTGTAACACAAAACCTATAATGTTTGTTTAAATGAATTATCTTTATAAATGGGCCAATTCATGTCAACCCATTATATACTGGAGTCGTGTGCTAACACTTTTTGGATGTCTCTATTAATTGTGATTTAGGTCGGATGGTGCTATCAAGTTGTTTCTAACATTGTCAGCTCTTCAATTCATATTTATCAAGATAATCTTTTTTTTTGTTCTGTTATGATCACGGTAATCGAGGCAggatctcctggaccactttttgtggtccaggggatgTGCCACTCGCATTTGTGCCCGGATCGCAGCCGTGATCCGGCCGCAAATGGTTGCGATCCCTTCTTGGGTTCATTGTCCCCACCAGgttataatttttgttcggagcaggcggccggaggccgcccgAAGGACACCCTCGCTCAGCGCCCAGTAACCtggccacttatccaccaccggaggcCTTCGGCCGGCCTCCGGCTGCCTGCTCCGAATAAAAACTATAATCTGGTGGGGATGGTGAACCCAGGAAGGGATCGCAACCATTTACGGCCGGATCGCGGCTGCGATCCGGCCGTAAATGCGAGTGGCACATCCCCTAGACCAcaaaaaagtggtccaggagatctGTGCTCATGGTAATCATATCTAGTTAGTATAATTTTGTCTTCCTGTAAACAAGATATATATGGTGATACCCATATACTCTATGTTGATCACTATTGCAAATTGTTATTGCCAAAAGTGTCTTTATGTATATATGTAAAGGGTAAATGATTTACTTGTAatagtttttatttattatacTGCATATATAAAGGTAGAGAGGACTAACTAAATTCCTAAAGAAGAATAATTTTCTGAGTCATCTAAGGCATCTGGTGTCACCATGTAATTGATTCTCTTTTAGTGTCGACTCACAGTTGCTCTTCTGTGCATCATGTGAAGACAAGGATGAAGGTTCTCCCTTCTTTTTCAATGGTTTCAGAAGTTTGGGTGAGATCACCCTTGTTGCTTAAGTGAAATCACGTGACAGACTTCCTGCTTCTGGGGTTCTTCTGTCGCCAGAAGCCTGTTCGAGCACGTTACCCACTCACACATCATCCATGAGCCCTTGCTGCTGCCCTCTCAGTGTGCAAGCTCAGCAACTGCCATTCGTGCCTCCCTCTCTATGCTCAGTGTCCAAATGTGGTGGACCTCTCGTTATCTGCCTCCCCCATAGCAAACCAATCTTGCCAGCTACTCCAACCACATCCAAACAAAAGAATGCTTGCCTTGCGCAGCAATACGACAATGGGACTAACAATGTGGTCTTCAGTAGGGAGCACAAGCATTCATGATCAACAAACAAAAGACAGTACGAATTCTGCCAGGAGAGAAGGGATTTCAATGTTAATTTTGCAACAACTAAAACTAAGAAGCAGAATAAACCTGCAAACTTGCATAATATGATGGAACTTACAAAGGAGTTCTTCAAGATGGCTAAAATTATGAAGAGTCAGGTGACTGAAAATTACTACAGACTAGTTGTTGCCTTCTGCTGAACCTAATTTAGCCAGACTTCTGTTACACTAGAGGTGACTGTGTTTTCCTAGGGCTGGAAGCAGATCTTCAAGCCTCTCCAGGTTGATTTCCATGGGCTGTCAGTTgctcttgattttttttcttagaaatttgatTTAGAACTCTTAGTATCTTACAAGTTATAATATTCCATACTATTAGAAACATGCTAAACAACTGCTTGAAGCTTTTACTTTAAACCTCAACATCTTACCTTGAATTGTCTGTTTAATGCTACCTTTGTGATAAGATACATATGAAATTTTGTAACGCTAATAGTGAGAGAAAATTTCCTGCAGTTTGGTGTTAGTATTGCCATCATAATCTTGATTGTTCCGAGTTTCTATGCTTTTTCATGGTGTTGCAATGCAGTTCTTTCAAAAtagtttgtttttacatttttatcctttaaaACTTATATGGTGTAAACATCTTTCCTTGTGATTCTCATTTGTCATATTGAGTGTTCTTATGTAATTTTCACGTCCTATTAGGTGGAGAACAATGTTTACCGTTGCTATCTTTCCCTCTGTGCTGATGGCAGTAGGGATGGCTTTTTGTCCAGAAAGCCCTCGGTGGCTGTTTCAGGTTCATTTTTGGTTGCTAATTTAACTGATGTTATTATTAATCTTGGTTGCTTGTCTAACCTTCATCTTGTGCACTGCAGCAAGGAAAATTTTCTCAGGCAGAAACAGCTATAAGGAAACTATATGGCAAAGAACAGGTTGCCGATGTTATGCACGAATTAAGATCAGGTGGTGAAGGTTCGACTGAACCAGATGCTGGTTGGTTTGATCTTTTCAGTAAACGCTATTGGAAAGGTACTCTCAGAATAATTATAGTTGCCTCTTAGATCTGTCATAATTTTTTACCCAGAGAATTCTTCTGTTTTCTGCCTCTACTTTCGGGGTATTGAACTTCTAGTGctgatatttttctttaatattcttttttttaactttaatgcaTAATGCATGCTAATTAGATAgttgaattaaaaattattattttttcatttttgcATCAGTGTGCATAATGCATTCATATACTTTTCACTCCTTAAGgaataaacttaaaaattaacaaatACTGGTTGACTTTACCTTGACTTGTGCTGAAGTGTGTTTAAGTGTGCTGAGTGTCAACAGATACTCTTCTGCACAATTGACACTGAGGAGATGTATTTGTCAATCAGaattatgttttaataatttACTAAAATGGTACATTTTGGCTGTATAATGTCTGAGATGGTATAAGATTTCAAATTATGGTACCACCAACCCTTTCCCTCACCTTTCTTTCTCCATAGGAAACATGAGCCTTAGGCAATCTCCCTCAGCTTGTGCCATATATTTTTCTTCTTAGTAGATAACCAATATTTATGCAGGAATTCTCTTATTATGATAGCTTTCTCATATCAATTGCAGTTGTTAGTGTTGGCGCTGCATTGTTCTTGTTTCAACAACTGGCTGGGATAAATGCTGTTGTGTACTACTCGACATCTGTATTCCGCAGTGCGGGAATTGCTTCTGATGTCGCAGCTAGTGCTCTTGCTGGGGCTTCAAATGTTTTTGGTATGCTTTCCTGTTTTAGTTACCAGATTAAATTTAAACACAGCAATCTCTAGTTCGAATTATTCACACTGCATAACCGATGATTCCTTATTAACATGCTATTGTTACAGGTACTGCTGTTGCATCTTCTCTAATGGACAAGCGAGGGAGGAAGAGCCTCCTAATAACAAGCTTTTCTGGAATGGTACTCATTTTCTCTTAAAGATGTCATTTCAGCTTAAAGATGTCATTTGATATCTTTAAGCGCAATCTATTTCTGCTTGGCTTGAAGTTGGTCTTTCAGTAACTTTTATAGTATCTaagaaatttgcataattttgGCTGAAAGTTACTTATTCAAGTTCGAAAGCTATTTATCGATCTACTAACGCTTTGAATATTTTAGCTCGGTCATTACTATGTACACTCTCTAAAGTAAGTACTTGTTTCAAAAATCCATCAAGATACCTGATAGAGGAAATTGAGTTGAGAATAATTCATAAAACTATAGGGAGGTTCGTTTCTCGTTGATACATAGATACGTTATGAAATATGATTATTTACACGACTGTTTTCAGAAATCAGTTTACGGCACTAATATCTTTGCGTTGCCATTTCTATTGCTGTAGGCTGCATCTATGTTGCTGCTTTCTTTGTCTTTCTCATGGAAGCCACTTGCACCGTATTCAGGGACACTTGCGGTCGTAGGCACAGTTCTGTAAGTGAATGGAACTTTGGCAGAATTCACTTCTTTTCCCTTTGCACCATGTGGATGTTTCATGAGTTGTAGTCATTTTCGTTACATCGACTTCGTTAAATTGTATCGCGACAGATATGTGTTGTCCTTTTCACTGGGTGCTGGCCCAGTTCCGGCTCTTCTCCTCCCTGAGATATTTGCCTCTAGGATCAGAGCCAAGGCAGTCGCATTGTCTCTCGGCATGCATTGGGTAAGTCCTCTACTCGATACTAACCTAATCTTTTTGATGAATTCATCTTCCTAGTTCCTGCTTGAATTAACACAACCTTTTGTTGTAGATTTCCAATTTCGTTATCGGTCTCTACTTTCTGAGCGTGGTGCAGCAGTTTGGAATTAGCCGAGTATATCTGGGATTCGCGGGGGTATGCACTCTTGCTGTTCTTTACATAACTGGCAATGTCGTGGAGACCAAGGGGCGATCACTAGAAGAGATCGAGCGCGCCCTTAGTGCTGAAGTTTGAGTACCTAAAACTGCTCTGGCAGCAAATTGTCTGCGATCTAACTGTGATGACTATGTGGTTCTTTTGGTTCGGCGAGAGCAAGATCTAATAAATTCATGTTCGATAGTCATTTCAGTAGTTCTTCCTAATCTTAAACTGCCTAAAATATCTCACTTCGGGCTAAGGTTATGCATTATGAGCAGCAACTTTTCTGAAATTTATCAGAATTTCAATGAAGAGTTCATCTCAAATTACGGATTCAGATCCGTTTCTTGTCATATTTTTGTTTTACTTCGGAGTTTTTTGGGTGCAATTTTTGTTGAATCT from Zingiber officinale cultivar Zhangliang chromosome 6B, Zo_v1.1, whole genome shotgun sequence carries:
- the LOC121988467 gene encoding plastidic glucose transporter 4-like; its protein translation is MMQSAMFAAAKGCVPGLESPSWRSRVSPGVGLIRKTRPGSNRLSTADAEFCCGSSPLRSSITLWVEMTRSRSSVEGNFRSREKARYVKVQSTGGLDDLTSDKLQKKTSGNVIPYVGVACLGAILFGYHLAVVNGALEYLAKDLGITKNTVLQGWVVSITLAGATIGSFTGGALADKFGRTRSFQLDAIPLAIGAFLSATAQDVRTMIIGRLLAGIGIGISSAIVPLYISEISPTEIRGALGSINQLFICIGILVALVAGLPLSGNPLWWRTMFTVAIFPSVLMAVGMAFCPESPRWLFQQGKFSQAETAIRKLYGKEQVADVMHELRSGGEGSTEPDAGWFDLFSKRYWKVVSVGAALFLFQQLAGINAVVYYSTSVFRSAGIASDVAASALAGASNVFGTAVASSLMDKRGRKSLLITSFSGMAASMLLLSLSFSWKPLAPYSGTLAVVGTVLYVLSFSLGAGPVPALLLPEIFASRIRAKAVALSLGMHWISNFVIGLYFLSVVQQFGISRVYLGFAGVCTLAVLYITGNVVETKGRSLEEIERALSAEV